TCCCGACCCCCACCCGCGGAGGACGCTCTCTTCGGCGATGATGGCGTTCATCGGTCCCGGCGGGGCCGCCAGCGAAAGACCGAGCGCGACGCCCGCGAGTCCCGAGACGACGGCGTTCAGCATCTACCGAGAGTGACGCCGCGGGCGAGAAAAAGCTGTCTCTCCGATAGCTGAAATGCCGCCCCTCTGACAGGTGCGTCAGATACCTATCTCCCCGCCGTCGTCGCCGTTCGCTCCGTCGTTACCGTCCGCGGGTCGGACCCGGATGGAGCGAGCGACGTTCTCGGGAAGGCTCTGCTCGCGGTCCCCGTCGCCGTCGAACCGAACCGTCACCATCCCGAAGGGAGCCACGTCCACGACGCGCAGTTCCGTCTCGGGCGCGATGCCCGCGTCGGCGAGGTAGCGCAGCTCCTCCTCGTCGCGGTCGCTCACGCGCGCGACGACGAGGCTGTCGCCGGGTCCGTGGTCCGATAGCGACGTGGTGTCGTCTTCCTCGGGCGGCGTGAGGTCGGCGCTCGGAATCGGGTCGCCGTGGGGGTCTACCTCGGGGTCGCCAAGCACGTCGGCGACGCGCTGTTCGAACTCCTCGCTGATGTGGTGTTCGAGTCGGTCGGCCTCCTCGTGGACCTCGCTCCACGAGTAGTCGAGGTGTTCGGTCAGGTAGGATTCGAGCAGGCGGTGGTGGCGCAGGACTTCCAGCGCCACGGTCTCGCCCTCCGCGGAGAGTTCGACCCCCTTGTACTTCTCGCGCTCGACTAGCCCTCGCTCTTCGAGTTTCTCGACCATGCTGGTCACGGTCGGGGGCGTCACGTCCAGATACTCGGCGATGGCGGAGGTGGCGACGGGACCCTCCTCGTCCTGCTGGAGGGCGTATATCGCTTTGAGATAATCTTCCATCACGTCGCTCAGCATCACGGTACCCTGATTAGATTCGTCTAAAACTTATATTTGTCTCAGGGCGACTCGGGACCATTCGACCCCTCCCACAGGGTTCGACCCGCGAGTACGACCGGCGTACTCGCGGATAGGCATCGAAAATCGGTCCCGGCGGCGAACGTACCCCGAGGCTACGCCGCGTTAGCGCGCGGCCAACGGTCGGTCCGCGAGTCGTTCAGACCGTTTATAACTAACGGACCCGCGTCCGTCGGTGGGGACATGTCGAAAGCAGCGACGAGGGTCGGATGTCCGAACTGCGACGACAGGGCCGTCGAGTTGGCCGCTGACGGCCGCGACTCCGACGCGAAGTTTCTGGACGCCGACCGACTCACGGGGACGACGGTGGACTGTAGCAGTTGCGGCGACGAGTTCGAAGTGTACTTCTACTGACTCTCGACGCACGTTTCCCCGAGTAATCGCAGCGTGTTCGCTCGTAGACAGACTGTACTCGCTCGTAGACGCCGAATAGTAATGGCCGGGTCCGACGTAGCGCCCGACACGATGTCCGAGTCCGAGACGAGCGACCGAATCACCGCTCACTTCCACGATAGGGGTCTCGAACTGCGGTCGAAGGAGTCGCCCGACGCGTGGATAATCGCCGAACACCCTGTTAGTGTCGAGCAGTAACTAGATTCCCTTGCTCATCAGGTGACTGCGGAGCACGTCGTCGTCCTTGTTGCCCGCGCCGGTGTTGAGCAGCACGACGGTGTCGTCGTCGTCGAACTCGCCGCGGCGCGCGAGTTCCCACGCCCCGCTGGCGGCCGCCGCGCAGGTCGCGCCCATCTCCAAGCCTTCCTGTTGGGCGACGGCGATGGCGCTGTCGAGGATGTCCTCGTCGCTGGTGGCGACTGCGCCGCCGTCGCTCTCGCGCAGGGCCGAAAGAATCAGGGGACTCGCGCCGGGGTCGGGAATTTCGATACCGCCACAGATGGTGTCGGGGACTTCCCAGACCTCGTGTACGTCTTTGCCCTCCTCGAAGGCCTCGACGACGGGCGCACACCCTGACGACTGGGCCGCGTACATCGACGGAATCTCGTCGGTCAGGCCCAACTCCCGCAGTTCCTTGGCGGCTTTGTGCATCCCCACGAGACCGACGCCGCCGCCGGTCGGGTAGACGATGTGGTCCGGAACCTCCCAGTCGTTTTGCTCGACCACTTCGTAGAGCATCGTCTTCTTGCCCTCGTGGCGGTAGGGCGTCACGAACGTCTTGACCGAGTACCAGTCGTCGTTCTCCGCCATCGCGTCGGCGTAGGCCTCGCTCGCGTCGCCGATGCGCCCCTCCACGACAGTCATATCCCCGCCGTGGACGTTGACCATCGCCTTGTTGGTGAATCCGGACCGCGAGGGCAGGAAGACGTGCGACTGGAGGTCCGCGCGGGCGGCGTACGCCGACGCCGACTGTCCGGCGTTGCCCGCCGAGTTGAGCGCCACGTCGGTTGCGCCGTGTTGAACGGCCGCAGTTATCGCGGCCGTTTGCCCGCGGTCCTTGAACGTCCCGGTCGGGTTCCGCCCCTCGTCTTTGAACAGGACGCGACCGACGCCCATCTCGTCGGCGAGGCTCGGACACTCCACGAGTTGGGTCGCGCCCTCGTCCATCGAGACGGCGGTCTCCCGCGTGAACGGCAGGAGTTCCTCGTAGCGCCACATCGAGTCGAACGGGCGCGACTCGATGTCCTCGCGCGTAAGGTCGATTTCCTCGTAGTCGTACTCGGGGTCCAGAATCCCGCCGCAGTCGGGACAGCGGTGGGTCGTCTCCTCGGCGTCGAACGTCTCATCGCAATCGACACACGTCAGGCCGACGAACGCGTCGGTGGTTTCCATGTCCGGGCGTTCGGAGTCGAGGGACAAATCCCTGCCCCTTCGCGGTAAGCGCTTGCGTCTCGGCGTCGGCCGAAGCGTCCGATGGGCGAAGAGATACTTACCGATAGGGGTCCAACCCGCCGACATGGCTCCCGAACACGTTCTCGTCCCGCTGGACGGGTCGCCGCTCGCCGACGACGCGTTGGTCCACGCGCTCGACACTTTCGAGTGCCGAGTCACGGTCCTGAACGTCGTGACGCCGCTGGACTCCTCGATGAGCGAGAGCGGCGTCCTCGAACCCGACGAACAGCGCCGCGAGAGCGCGCGCGACCGCGCCGACGAACTCGTGAATCGCGCCGAGGAGCGCGCCGCCGCGGCCGACCGGAGCGTCGAGACGGCGGTCGAGACCGGCGACCCCGCCGAGACCATCATCGAGTACGCCGAGACCAACGACGTGGACCACGTCGTCATGGGCGGCCACGGCGGCGAGCGCCACGAACTCGCCCGGCGATTGCTGGGCACCGTGGCGACGACGGTCGTCGCGGAAGCGCCCGTGACGGTGACGGTCGTCCGATAGCCGGTGAAGGTGATTACGCCGTTCCGAGCGTCGAGTGCCATTTCACGCCCGGAACGGACTCTCGGACGCGCCGCCACAGTCCGGACAGCGGACGACCGTCTCGGTCTCCGCGCCGAGCGCGACCCGCATCTCCGCGCCGCAGTCAGGACACCCTTGTGGGACGTTCGCCGCGCCGCAGGCCGGGCAGTCGAGGGTCACGCCCGCGTCGCTCGCGTCGCTGGCTTCCGGCGAAAGGTAGCCGTGGCCACAGTCAGGGCAGTCGAGCGGGATTCGCACGTCCTCGCTGTCCGGCGGTGCCCCGAGCGCGAGCGCCACGAGGTGACCGTCGCCCGCGTTGCGCCCCGACTGGAACTCGCCGGGCGCAAAGCGGACGACCTCGCCCGCCTCGACCGCGATTTCGTCTGCCCTCTCGCGCTCCGGGCCGAGGCGCTCGAAGGTCGCCGCGCCGTCGAGGATGACGAATATTTCGGCTTGGTCGCCGTGGGCGTGGAGACCACTCGGGAACTCCTCTCCGGGCGGGATTCGGTAGTGGTTGACCGCGAGGTTAGTCGCCCCGAGGCGGTCCGTGAGGTCCCGGACCGCGGCGTCGTCGCCGAACTGGATAGGCTCTGTGTCGGCGATGGCGGTTTTTTCCATGCGCGGAGATTCGAGGAACCGTGGCAAAAAATTTCGCTTCGTCAACGTTTTCGAGTCGGCGTCGCTCTCCTGTTCGACACGGGACACAACCTGACCGGACTGTACGAGAGCGCCGTCTTCGCTCCCGGCGAACGCTGGATTCGCGTCTTCCTCACCGCCGGACTCGGTTCGACGCGTCTCCTCGCCAGACTCTCGGTTGCGACGCGCTGAACGGTCCCGACCGACCGCCCGTCGGGCTACACCGCCCCGCCCAACACCTGCGCGAACGCCCAGTAGACGCCGTAGCCCACCCCGACCGACGAGACCAGCGTGATGACCCAGAACGCGAGGGTCACGCCTATTTTCCGGCGCGAGACGCCCGCCGACCCTCCGGCGAGACCGCCGCCGATGACGCCCGAGATGATGATGTTGTTGAACGAGATGGGGATGCCGAGCGCGATGGCGGCCTGTGCGATGATGAATCCCGGCACGAGCGCAGCGATGGAGCGCCGGATGCCGAGTTGGGCGTACTCCCGCGAGGTCGCTTGCAGGAGTCGCGGCGCGCCCATCCACGCACCGGCGAGGATGCCGGTCGCGCCGATAGCCAGCAGGAGGATACCCGGCAGGCCGAGTTCCGTCCGGTAGAGGTTTTCGAGCGGGCCGGTCGCTAAGCCGACCTGACTGCCGCCGCTGGAGAACGCGACGACGCTCCCGAGGAGGACCAGAAACGTCTTGACGCCCTTGTCCACGGAGGTCTGCGTCCGGCGACGGATGAACAGGAAACTTGCGACCGCGACGGCGAGGGTAGCGAGCGCGACTGCGAGGTCCACGCCAGCGACCGCCGGATTGCCGACGAGTTGCGCGAGGAACCCCGCGACGGAGCCTTGCTCCTCGCCGGGCGGCGACGGGATGACGCTCAACTCGACGTTGGCGACGATGCCGCCGACCACCCCGGCTAACAGCGGGACGCTGACCGTTTCGGGGATGTCGTCGCGCCGGAGGACCGTGGCGGTCAGATACGCCAGTCCGCCCGAGACCGGCGGGACGAGCGCCCAGAACGTGGCGATTCGCCGGTAGGTGTCGAACGCGGGCGTCCCGTCCAGCGACAGGCCCACGCCGACCATCGCCCCTGTCGTGGCGAACGCCGCCGGGACGGGGTAGCCGGTGTAGACGCCGAAGGCCATGAACGCCGTCGCGGTCAGCAGACCCGCGGTCGCCGCCAGCGAGGTGATGGCTACGCCGTCGATGAGGCCCGCGCCCACGGTGTCCGAGATGCTTCCGCCCTGTGTGAGCGCGCCGAGCGCGGCCAAAATTCCGATGAGGAACGCCGCGCGCATCGTCGAGATGGCGTTCGCGCCGATGGCGGGCGCGAAGGGCGGGGAGTTGCTGTTCGCGCCGAGCGCCCACGCCGTAAACAGGCCGGTCAGCGTGGCGAGGACGACCAGCGCCCAGAAGACGAGACCCGTCACGGGTGGCGGGCGCTCCGGACGCTTCGGTGGTCGAGGGCGGTCGGCGGTCGGGGCGTCCGAGGC
This genomic stretch from Halorussus pelagicus harbors:
- a CDS encoding metal-dependent transcriptional regulator; translation: MLSDVMEDYLKAIYALQQDEEGPVATSAIAEYLDVTPPTVTSMVEKLEERGLVEREKYKGVELSAEGETVALEVLRHHRLLESYLTEHLDYSWSEVHEEADRLEHHISEEFEQRVADVLGDPEVDPHGDPIPSADLTPPEEDDTTSLSDHGPGDSLVVARVSDRDEEELRYLADAGIAPETELRVVDVAPFGMVTVRFDGDGDREQSLPENVARSIRVRPADGNDGANGDDGGEIGI
- a CDS encoding threonine synthase, whose translation is METTDAFVGLTCVDCDETFDAEETTHRCPDCGGILDPEYDYEEIDLTREDIESRPFDSMWRYEELLPFTRETAVSMDEGATQLVECPSLADEMGVGRVLFKDEGRNPTGTFKDRGQTAAITAAVQHGATDVALNSAGNAGQSASAYAARADLQSHVFLPSRSGFTNKAMVNVHGGDMTVVEGRIGDASEAYADAMAENDDWYSVKTFVTPYRHEGKKTMLYEVVEQNDWEVPDHIVYPTGGGVGLVGMHKAAKELRELGLTDEIPSMYAAQSSGCAPVVEAFEEGKDVHEVWEVPDTICGGIEIPDPGASPLILSALRESDGGAVATSDEDILDSAIAVAQQEGLEMGATCAAAASGAWELARRGEFDDDDTVVLLNTGAGNKDDDVLRSHLMSKGI
- a CDS encoding universal stress protein codes for the protein MAPEHVLVPLDGSPLADDALVHALDTFECRVTVLNVVTPLDSSMSESGVLEPDEQRRESARDRADELVNRAEERAAAADRSVETAVETGDPAETIIEYAETNDVDHVVMGGHGGERHELARRLLGTVATTVVAEAPVTVTVVR
- a CDS encoding cupin domain-containing protein, with protein sequence MEKTAIADTEPIQFGDDAAVRDLTDRLGATNLAVNHYRIPPGEEFPSGLHAHGDQAEIFVILDGAATFERLGPERERADEIAVEAGEVVRFAPGEFQSGRNAGDGHLVALALGAPPDSEDVRIPLDCPDCGHGYLSPEASDASDAGVTLDCPACGAANVPQGCPDCGAEMRVALGAETETVVRCPDCGGASESPFRA
- a CDS encoding inorganic phosphate transporter, giving the protein MTGLVFWALVVLATLTGLFTAWALGANSNSPPFAPAIGANAISTMRAAFLIGILAALGALTQGGSISDTVGAGLIDGVAITSLAATAGLLTATAFMAFGVYTGYPVPAAFATTGAMVGVGLSLDGTPAFDTYRRIATFWALVPPVSGGLAYLTATVLRRDDIPETVSVPLLAGVVGGIVANVELSVIPSPPGEEQGSVAGFLAQLVGNPAVAGVDLAVALATLAVAVASFLFIRRRTQTSVDKGVKTFLVLLGSVVAFSSGGSQVGLATGPLENLYRTELGLPGILLLAIGATGILAGAWMGAPRLLQATSREYAQLGIRRSIAALVPGFIIAQAAIALGIPISFNNIIISGVIGGGLAGGSAGVSRRKIGVTLAFWVITLVSSVGVGYGVYWAFAQVLGGAV